The Teredinibacter sp. KSP-S5-2 genomic interval TAAGTACCCGCTGCTGCACCGGTTGCCGTTCCACCAGGCGCGGCTTGCGTAACACCCGTCCAACCACGACCGTAGAAACCAATACCTAACAATACTTTGTTCGCTGGTACGCCCAGGCTAAGTAGTGTGTCGATACCATGGTCTGTGCTGAAGCCTTGAATTGGCATGCCAGCCCAATCGTTCAATGGTGAGTGCGGCGCGGTAGGACCGTTCTTCGCCCATGCACCGAAAAAGTCATAGGTCATGATCATGTAGAAATCCAGGTACTGAGCTGCACCGCCGTAGTCTGCTGCCAATAGTTTGGATTCACCCGCACCAATTGCAGAAGTTACAAGCTGGTTGCCGAATCGAGCACGCAGTGCTTGCATCAATACGCGGTAGCTGTCGAAGCCAGACGTGTCACAGGTTAGACCACACTCGTTTGGATATTCCCAATCGATGTCGATACCGTCGAATACACCGGCCCAACGTGGATCATTGACCAAACCATAACATTGATCAGCGAATGCGGTTGCGTTTGCTGCTGCTTGACCGAAACCACCAGACCAGGTCCAACCACCGAAAGACCATACGATCTTCAAGTGTGGGTACATGGCTTTCAATTTCTTGAACTGACCAAACAGACCACGAACTTCAGTGCTGTTCCAGTCATCGCTGGTGCCGTCTACAGATTCTGCAGCAGAGTAGAAACGATCGTAATCGGCATAGGAATCGCCAAGTACACACTGGCCGTTAGTCACGTTACCAAATGCGAAAACAATGTGCGTTAACTTCTCAGCAGAACCGCTGGTGACCAAGTTTTTAGGATGATAGTTACGGTCGTAGATACCCCACTCGGTGAAGTAACCGGCTAGAAGCTTGCCACCCGTACCGCCAGAAGAACTTGAAGAAGAACTACTGGATGATGAAGAGCTTGAAGAGCTGGACGATGAGCTTGAGCTGCTAGAACTTGAAGAAGAGCTGCTTGAGCTACTTGGATTACACTTCACGCACTCCCAAGCACCCCAGGGATCGTTTGGATTAGGCTCGCCTTGAGTCCACCATTTTGCGGTACACATCCAATCGGGTGGTACAAAAACTGGGTCGCTGTTACCAGTATAAACGGAACCTTGCTGCCAAGACTGGCTTGGACAAGCAGGTAGTTCACCACCTGACGAGCTGGAACTGGTAGAGCTACTTGAAGAGCTAGAGGAACTTGAAGACGAACTTGAGCTGCTAGAGGAAGAGCTGGAACTGGATGAAGAACTTGAAGTGCCATCACAAACACCCAAGTCAGTCCATGCATATTGCCATGCCCAACCAGTACCAGGCGCATACGCCCCACCAAGGCTACACCAACCGTTAACATCACACTGATAGGCGTTACCAATGGCCTGCACTTTACCGTCTGCCGGTAGAGTCATGCCATCCTGATACTCAGGTAAGTTAGTGCAGTCATAGGCTGAAGCTGCACCGGAAAAAGTTAAAAAAACGAGAGTAAGCAGGCTATGCCAACTGTTTCTCACTGCCGGTTTTTTCATAAAGAAAACTCCTTAAACGATAGTTAAGGACACACAGAAGCCTATAGATAAATATTTATCCATTTCATCACGGGTCGATACAGAAACACGAAACCCACTACGTGATTAGATGTATTTAGTTCGCCAGACTACAAATTATTATTTTTGTGACAGCCAGAACGAACGGGAGAAGCGCTGTATATCCAATTATGATTATTTGTTTATATGAATACCGCTTTACAAACATTTCTTGCTCACTACACCGGGATCCCAAAATGGAAAATCCTGCGGCGAGGGCGAGTATAGGCAAATCGATCTATTGTTCCAAGGGAAAACGGCGTCAAACAGGAAAGAATTCAACCTTCAAAAAATAACAAGAGCTTTTATAGTTTTTATTAGAATAGTTAACCGCAAAAACATATAGCAATTTGATTTTAAAGAAATGGAATAACAAATCCATAAAGTTAGTACACCTTTTCTTTGATAGAGAAAGAAGCCTGTAAAATCTAACCAATGATTAATTTAAGAGTTCATAGGGAAATCGAGGAGGAAAGAATGTCACGTCTTTTGCCTCTTTACCCAGGTTTATCTTGACTCTAAGCATATCCAGTTCGCCACTGCGCGAACCAATTTTCTGAACGGTAGTTTTATCTTCTCTATCCAATTGTTTGGCCAAAGCATAGAGAGACTGGTAAATCGCATTATTTTCCAGAGACTGCTCAATCTCGCTGCCATCGCGTTTTTTTAAAAAGTAGGAATCGGAAAACTTTCCTTCATCAACATCAAACAGGTCTTCAATATACACCCGACCAAACGCCAGCTCCGAAAAGAAGACTATTATGAATGCACGACTTTTGGGTACACCTTTTCGCTCCAACTCATCAACAATTTCTTCGTACCCCTTATTGTGGTTTTGAACAATAACATCAACCGCATCGGAGACCCTTTCATCGACAGTACTCCCATATACCGGCAAGCTTACCGAAAAAACCAAAAACAAAATGGCGAATATTCTTTTAAGCATAACCAATCCAAATATGAGTGTTATAACCACTAATGAAGGAAATAAATTTTCAACTGAGAAAGACGTCTAGCATTCTTGACTTACTCAAACAGTAGCAGAATCGCAAAAAACAATTACTGCACCATTTCAACAAAATAAAAACGGACAGCCAATGTACTTTTTTTGGCATCGCAATAATTGTTTGTGTGAGCACTCATTCACGTTTTTACACAACCTGAATTTCAAAATGTAAAGTAGATACGGTTAAGTGACGTATCTCAAGAGAGATAACCTCACCCTGATTTTGCAAAATTATATTTGCGCATGATCACCATCAAACTAAGGTGAGAAACTGGCTCTATGTAAAAAATATCCGTGAAGGGTAACGAAAAAAACGCGGTTAAACTAGAGGTAAGCGCAGCCCCGCCACAAGAGCGAACCGCCTTCGGATACATTAAGATATCCTGATAAAAAGGATATCAGGTAGGCTCAAACCGAAAAGACCTCGCATGGCCTGATCAAGAACCTACCGTAACACTAGTGACTCAAACTAATAGGAATAGTTGGGAATTCTCACTTTTCGATAATCCGGGTTAACCCAGCATTGAGGTAACTCTTCACCGGACAAAAACACTAAGTCGGCTTTTTCGTAATGCTCTGGCTCTTGCAGCTCTTCACCAACCTGATCTCTGCCCATTATGTCGTGCTCATACAGGTTGAACAGCGCATTAATATTTACAACTTCGATTAAATGGCCAGTTTTTCTATCTTTGAGGAACATAATAACCTCCCGGAAAACCCACAGGACTCTATTTAAATCTTAGGTCATTATGTAATAGCCTGTGACAAGCGAAAAGATCACTTTTAGACCAACATACTCTATCGAAAATAACTAACGGAAATAACCAAGAAAAATACTCTGAATTACCAGCGTTATTGCCATAAGAGGAGTAAGACGAGCCCTTACCAGGGCCCGTGCAATGAGGTATTAGGATAAACGGAATAAAAGGCGGGAACGAGTACGGAATCTTTATCCTTCATTGAACGCACGCACAATAAACCCGCAGCGGTGAAACGCTCGACACCTTTATCCGTTATAAGTATTTCTGCACAGGGCTTTATCGCGCTTTCTCCATCATCATCGTAGACATGAAGCGGTAATCCCTGCAAAGGCCCGATGTGCGCAAAGTTTATGTCCCGGCCAGAGTATGAATACGCCTGAGCAATCATAAGCGTCACGATATAAGCCGAATTTCCCCAGAGATAGTATTTGTGCTGACCATTTTGAGGTAACTCCTCATAAGGGAAACGTTCCAGAGGGGAAGTCTTTTTACCGTAGGGTAAACGCAGCATAAAACGGGGAGCCGCCAAGGCTAACCGTTTGGCCACATCCATTTGTTGCAACGCCCCCCAATGAGCAGCAACTTCCTGTGTACATTCGTACTGCCAATCATCCACATCGGGAGTTAATGCCAAAGATTCACAGCCGGCAAATTTTTCACTGCCACCGCATATTGCCGCCGCCCCCAACTCATCGGCGATCACAGCAAGCGTTGCAGCAAGATTAATGTCTTCTATTTTGTCCTGAACATAAAAGTCGCCAGTAATAAGATTAAATACTTTGCCGCCAGCAACTTGTTGCTTTTCAACTAATAATTTATACAGCCCGCTTTGCTCGATATCACCGGAGCAGTTTTCAATATCCTGTAGAAGCTCTTGCTTAGTCACATCAACAATGTACAGTTTCAGCTTTTTCCCTGTTTCCAGTTGCCTGACTAACATATACAAACTGCGCCAGCTAGCTTCCAGGTTTTGAAATGCGCTTGCATGGCATATCTTTCTCATGATCTCGCTGGTTGCTTCAGCAACCGCATTTAAGAAAGCCCCTTTTCGCGAATC includes:
- a CDS encoding glycosyl hydrolase family 18 protein, giving the protein MKKPAVRNSWHSLLTLVFLTFSGAASAYDCTNLPEYQDGMTLPADGKVQAIGNAYQCDVNGWCSLGGAYAPGTGWAWQYAWTDLGVCDGTSSSSSSSSSSSSSSSSSSSSSSSSSSSTSSSSSGGELPACPSQSWQQGSVYTGNSDPVFVPPDWMCTAKWWTQGEPNPNDPWGAWECVKCNPSSSSSSSSSSSSSSSSSSSSSSSSSSSSSSSSSGGTGGKLLAGYFTEWGIYDRNYHPKNLVTSGSAEKLTHIVFAFGNVTNGQCVLGDSYADYDRFYSAAESVDGTSDDWNSTEVRGLFGQFKKLKAMYPHLKIVWSFGGWTWSGGFGQAAANATAFADQCYGLVNDPRWAGVFDGIDIDWEYPNECGLTCDTSGFDSYRVLMQALRARFGNQLVTSAIGAGESKLLAADYGGAAQYLDFYMIMTYDFFGAWAKNGPTAPHSPLNDWAGMPIQGFSTDHGIDTLLSLGVPANKVLLGIGFYGRGWTGVTQAAPGGTATGAAAGTYEAGIEDYKVLKGSCPITGQIAGTNYAYCGNNWWSYDDPATIRAKMQYANGRGLGGAFFWETNGDTANGELISAMKSGL
- a CDS encoding acetyltransferase, translated to MFLKDRKTGHLIEVVNINALFNLYEHDIMGRDQVGEELQEPEHYEKADLVFLSGEELPQCWVNPDYRKVRIPNYSY
- a CDS encoding type VI secretion system contractile sheath domain-containing protein translates to MSRVTMSTGGITFTSGDKQRPAPVSEGESMKVVVLGDFSGRESCDQLDAATLAQRKIIEVDRDNFEEVFAGLKVTLKLPVSDDAIHFNEFDDLHPDYLYERVSLFDDLRKLNRQINNPDLFERAAEEIESWDGYQPPVQEQSEPVASDEVQQVLDSGNMLDAILSSSQTQALYKQTPQGIVNSIIKDVVAPYVEKKADSRKGAFLNAVAEATSEIMRKICHASAFQNLEASWRSLYMLVRQLETGKKLKLYIVDVTKQELLQDIENCSGDIEQSGLYKLLVEKQQVAGGKVFNLITGDFYVQDKIEDINLAATLAVIADELGAAAICGGSEKFAGCESLALTPDVDDWQYECTQEVAAHWGALQQMDVAKRLALAAPRFMLRLPYGKKTSPLERFPYEELPQNGQHKYYLWGNSAYIVTLMIAQAYSYSGRDINFAHIGPLQGLPLHVYDDDGESAIKPCAEILITDKGVERFTAAGLLCVRSMKDKDSVLVPAFYSVYPNTSLHGPW